The DNA region CGGCAGCTGATGCAATATGAACTCCCGCAAGCAATTGATTGACCATTTTTACACCACTATAGAACATCGAATGAACAAGTAACAAAGAAAGTGAAGGTGTCCATGTCAGTAAAGAAAGGATCGTGATAGTGATAACAaaagatcaaaacaaaattaccttCCGGCCCCACAACCTCCTTTAATCACGTAGAGCTTCTCACTTAAAGCTGCtcaaaaaagacaaatataatcAGGCACATCCAGGTTATGATGTGAACATGAAATATTTCACCAGAAAAGTGAACAGGAAATCGTCACCTGATAACACAAGTCCCGCAGACTTAAGTGCTTCATCGGTACCTGAAGCCATTATCTGAAAAATTATACAACTTCAGCTTCCTTACAGACACATAAGATAGGTTTCTAAACTTCATACCGTAAGTTCCCCCGTGGCAGCCCTCTTAACACCACCAGATACAGGAGCATCAACCAGCTTTAGGTCCTTTCCCTCATCTGCAACATTACccaagtatatataaaaaaaatcatagtacCCAGTCAAGAAACCGTAAAAGATTATGATTTATGGTGAAAGTAAAAATTGACCAACGGTGCATATGACCATCCAGAATGCAACAGGTATTACTGTAGCGGCTTACTGATAACACTTACATCTATAAGGATATTCCTATATCATCAAGCAAAGAAAAACTTACTTTCTAGACGCCTTTCAAGTTGGCTAACAAATGCGGGAGAAACTGTTGACGCAAGTACAACAGTTGCTCCAGATGGAATAGCTGAAATATTTGAATAGAATAATTAGCTCTAACCTCCACTACTGAGAAATTTAGGACACAGAGATATACCTTCAACCGCGCCAAGATGTCCATACAGGACATCTTCAGCCTGAACTTCGTTTGTTACCATAATTACAAGAACATCTACATCTGTAGGAGCAGAAACAGATTATACGCATTATTCTGGGGAAATGACTTGATATAAGGGGAAATGACTTCATCTTAGAATGACACATCTACACTGTATTCTATTTGCTTTTGAGGAGTACCTTTCGTCACATCAGCTGGAGAATTTGCGGCCAGTCCCCCAGCACTCTCAAATCTTACAAGCGTTGGCTTGTATACCTAAAATTCAGATCACGATCAACATTCAGTTAACAAAGTGGCACGTTTACTGCTTAAGAGTGATAAAACAGCgtttctttttgaaattatgtCACTATTACTAACAGCCAAAAGTAAAGGCATCTATATATGCATTACAGCCAAAAGTCTAGCGGGAGGCAAACCAAGAGCCTCTATAAACTAGGAAACTAGTAGAGGAGTAGACATGTACCTATACTACTGACTCATATAACTAATTAAAGCCCACTAACACAATCTGAACATGTAGACCATCGAATCCCTAGGACATTCACAGTCGAGAGAGCTTACGTCATAACCACGGACAGAATAATTTGATTTCAACAGGTACGCTGCCATTCCAAAACCCATTGCTCCAAGACCAATAAAACCAATTCTATTCACAGGCTTTGCTTGAGAGACAATTTCTTTGGCCAAATCCTCTGGCTTGTAAAGTTCTCTATTGGCTGCTTCTAATATGCCAACACCATGTACTTTTTCCCAGATCTGAGCAATCATAATGTGAACCTTTCATTAGAGAGTCATGTGTCATGTAAATGGTCTATGACAGTATTTTCCATACAGTTACAGCCTCCACAAGTTTCCAAAGAACTAGAAAACAGATGAAGAAAACTTTATTGCGAACCTTAGCTAATGAATTAGTTGTATCATCTCCCTGCATCTGTGATATTCCTGGAGAGGGGAAAGTTAtgcatataattaaataaaggaAAAGAGGTCGTTATCATTGTCAAAAGAGGACATAATATCATACTGATTTATACCATGGATTAGTTGTTGGCGTGCAACTGCCAAAAGTGGGACAGGAAATGGGAGCGATTTGGCTTTATCTTCAACAATGCCCTTGCCATCGGAAAGTCAGTTAGCGTCTCATTAGTCACATATGCTAAACATCAAGACTTAATCACagtaaggaaataaaataaattggagCTAAAATTTgcatttctctctttcttattttcctgTGACCAAAAGAATGACAACGAATCATCTTTCAAGTTGATGTATCATACCAGATTCTGAGAGAGAACGTCCAGGAAGCGACCCTCTATATCATCTTTTAGCAACAACGGAATATGATTCTTGTAAATCCTGAGAAAGCCATGATCAAAAGACGGGCATGTCAATTTGGCATAAACATTCAGATATATCTTCAATGGGACTAACTGAGAAGctaaaaacaaatctatttgTCCTCCAGTTAAATTTGGTAAACAAGAAACCATGCTGTAGTTACAACATACTTGCAACAGTCTATTCTCGAAACTTCCAGAATTAAACTATTCAGCTTATTCTTTTTCCCTCCTCTAAATGAGTGTATACTTAAGATCTAGTAGTACACTAAATGTCGTCAACACTGTAACCAATAACAGTCCTACTATCAATATCTCTCCAATTTGGTACTGGAAGTCCTTTTTATTACTCATAGCGGAAGGAACGTCCTTGTAGCATAAAGCATACTGCATACCATGAATTTCCAGCAGCATTGGAAATGATGTCGTACAGTATCCACGGATGCACACCCGCCTGAGAACCTAAAGATATAGCCTCCACGGCAGCAACAAGATGAATGCCCTCAAGCAGCTCATTCACCATTTTAACTTTActggttcaaaaaaaaaaaaacccaacgaGATCAGTGGGTTAACCTATAGTGCAGGGGAATAGTTAGATTCATCAAAGGTTTTGTTTCATGCATATTATGACCAGAGATCTCATAGATTTCATAATATTTCGGCAAACAACTTGAGCATCATGATTGATATGACTCGAGATGAGGAAACAGGCAGTCGAACTCTTAGAAGTTGTAGTGATCACGAAAAGGTTATATATGACCTGGAAAGTTCCATACCTTCCAGCACCAATTTCTCCCTCAAAGGTGTAAAGCTTCTGACACATTGctgaataaaacaaagaaattgtCTCAGTGACAAAATTAATTCGCAATAAGTCTCCATCTTGAGCGGGTCTAAATACGTGAGTTAACTAGTTTTACCAGTTAGATAAGGTTGTGCTCTTGTGACTGAATCTGATCTTCCAGATgctattatcttataagtatgAAAGAAAAGAGTTACTACAAGTACAGTAAACATGCGACTTTAAACAATGAATCAACGAGCACAACAGTACTCCTCCACCAACGTAACAAACTTAGCAAGGAAAAGAGAATATATACCATTAGTTTTCCATCAAGAAGCTCAGACATCCCTTTTAAAACATAGGCATCGACTACAAAAATCTGTTCTCTATCCTCTGCAATAGAAACAAATCCCATTTACAGTTCACAACTGAAAAGCGCCAAAATACAGAGATGAAAGGCAAACCATGCCTCAAAATATCAAACTGAAACCTGTAAGTTGTTTCTCTAACGTCTGGAGGTGCAAAGGCGATATTGTTGAAGACAAAAGCAATACAGCGCCCTTCTGTAGACCTGCGAGAGAAAAACGACGCATACAGTCTCCTCCTACACAATAATTCTGAGATAAAGTTCATAAACTGTGAGGTAAAGAATCTTAGGGAATACCTTTCATAACACCCTCATCACCAAAAATAACATCTTGAATTTGGTCAGGATGGGATAGTAAAACCACCACGGCTGCTGCTCCTGCTTAATTAAGAACAAACACAGAAGATAAAGGAAGCAAAGTAAATAACATGACACAAAACAGTATCACAAGTAATAAACAAAGCCATGAAACGAGATAGCAGCAGAAACACAACTAAAACTAGATATCGAATGCTCGATAAACAGTAAACAAAAATTCCATTTTCCCTTGAAAATCTGAACTTATTTTCCATGTATCTTTCACCTTTCCCAACATCTGCAGGGCTGTCACATCTGTGTCCTCCCAATTCAGTGAACTTCTCCACCAAGTCTGTACTTATCTGTGGAATTTAGATAAAACAATTTAgattgcccaaaaaaaaacaatttagctttcctccttatatatatttcaatagacaaagcaataatcaacaaaatccCGCACTACTAATCAAATCAATTTCACTTGTTTCAGTTCAATTGAACTCCTGGGAGATAGACTGAGAATTTCGAAATTACTACAAACCCCACAAATTTCACATGTTTGGTTCCGAATAATTGAAACCCGATCAACCTGGTTTTCCAGAATaatatccaaaaaacaaaaaaaaaaaattggaagcaACTGACCTCGAATGCTTGAACTATAAACCCagaacgaagaagagaagaagctaaCTCGAAGTTGAAAGAATCAAGACCAACAAACCCAACAACGCCACCATCACCTCCCATGTTCTCCGATCACCCCGTTTCCTCCTCCGATTGTAATATACAACAGTCAACGAGCCAATTTCATACGTATCTCTTtctgtagatatatatatcatatatattacatatgatGAACTagttattattgttatttagCTAAATTGAGATTAATGCATCGTACAGTCATACGTGGATAGCCATATCCAAAAAGCCTTTTTAACTTATATGCCAAAACCCAAAAGCATAAACTTTTctgaagacaaaaacaaaaatgggaaaattcccaaaaaaacaccaactatttaatatttacaaaaaaaacatgaattttttttattgtcagaaaaatacataaactattttttagttgataaaaaatatacgaactattatcttcttctaatttttctttatctcCGTTACGACTGTTAACGGTATTGTGACGGtgttactatttttgaaaaaaaattcggaaaaaaatacaaactatttatttttgccagaaaaatacattaacttttttttctttgtctgaaaaatacataattttctatttcttatttttctattaacaatGTTACGAATCATAACTCATAATTTTCTTTGgataactaaattcaagaacaaaaatacacaattaaatTAGTCAGCACTAAACTCTAAAATTTCATGAGATCTCCACTTTTGTAAATCAAATgaaagtcttcttttttttttcacctccTGAAAACCACTCTATCTCAAGCGCAGATGGAGTATGTGCCAAAAACAATGATCAAGTATTTGTTGACCTTATCTCATGCGCAAATGGAGTATGAAAGGTATACAAAGGTCTACAAAGGTGGAGATCTCATAAAATTTTAGAGTTTAAGTGTTgatgaagtttcaaaatttgtaaagttataaatccaaaaacaacactaattgagaaatttgaaatcgattaatctaattgtgtatttatgttcttgaatttagttatcCTAAATAGTAGTAAAAACTTGTATGAAGTTCAAGAGAGCAGAGAAAATTATGAGTTTTGATTTCTAACattgttaatgaaaaaataagaaatggaaaattatatatttttcaggcaaagaaaaaaaaagtccatgtatttttctggcaaaaataaatagtttgtatttttatctggaattttttttcaaaaatagtaactCCGTTACAATACTGTTAATGGTCGTAACGGAGACGAGGAGAAACtggaaaaatataatagtttgtgtattttttatcaattaaaaaatattttgcataTTTATCTGGCAACgaaaaaagttcatattttttccggcaaatattaaataattgatgtttttttggaaattttccaGAACAAAAATAATCgcactaaataaaataaaaagaacaaaaataatttgtattgtTATGATTAGAGCGGTCAAAATGGGCAAGCTGTCCATGGTTTATCTATGTCCAATTTATTATGGACGGGTCATAGACAAGCCCATATTTTGAACGGGCTTAAATAGGCTTGGTCCGCTTTTGCCCACGAACAAAACTGGACGGAGGCGGCCCATTTATATGTCTGTTACGATGTAATAATAATGATAGGCCCATTTATTTAAGGTTACGTCGTATCATTCGACTTTCtacacaaacaaacaccaaaactcTTACAATTGGCAACTCTTGTAATAAAAATGTAACGATATATTCTACATTGATTTTTGGATTGGGATTTTTAACGAATTTAAGTCAAGTCAAAATTTCACTAATCCAGAGCTTAGTCTTCGTTCAAAAGCGTAATGATAGGATCAGAGAAACCATATTATCTCGAAAAATCAGGTAGATTgaattcaaaaaccaaaatttataacCACCGagtgcgtatatatatatatatatatatataaccacattTGTTTACAACTTTTACATCGATTCTTACAAGCATCTAAAGatagaaagaagataaaagacaaaacaaaaataaaaaaatggaggTTGTTAGATTCGCCGTCGCCGTCGCCGTCTTTCTTGTAGTTTGCTCCGTTACGTCTTCTAACGCCGCGACTACACCAACACCACCTAGCGGTGGTGCAGGAGGAGACGCGCACGCATTGCCGTGTATACAGAAACTGATGCCTTGTCAGCCGTATCTTCACTCGGTGAGTCCCCCGCCTCCTCCGTCGTGCTGCATGCCGTTGAGGGAGATCGTCGACAGTGACGTGATGTGTCTCTGCTCCGTCTTCAACAACGTCGATATGCTCAAATCGCTTAACCTCACTAAAGAAAACGCTCTCGTTCTCCCCAACGCTTGTGGCGCCAAAGCTGACGTGTCTCAATGCAAAAACAGCGCCGGTGGTGAGTATAACATCACAACACGGCGGCGTTTTGGTTGATTATAATTAGCCTATTGTGACGCCTTTTTGAATTTCTTAATTAAGCCTAATGCGACATTAATTCTTCTTATCTCTGTTGATTGATTCTGTGTTGTTAACGAAGGTACTACTCCGTCTTCGTCTTCGACACCGCCGGCAACCCCGAAAACTCCTCCGGCATCTTTCACCGGTAACGAATACACATATTCAAATAGTAattcaaatctttaaaaataaaaataaaaaatcaaatttaaatatcattgtTATGGTTTTCTTATGGGGCATATTTTGTTTTcgtctttttatatataaaaaatagtggaatattttaaatttaattttaaaacgcATGAACAGGAAGCGGTTCCACCGGAGATTCAGCTTCTTCGACGACCAAATCAACAAGCTCAGCTCTGGCCATCAACTTCGCGGGACTAATTAGCTTTGCATCGGCTGTCGTGGCAACACTCTTCTTCTGATCTAcgttcttaattatatttatttcacGGACGTCTTTTTTTATTAGGTAGGTTTTCATTTGTTGGAAAAATAATCAGACCAATATATTTCggcaacatttttattttcaacttaaACTGATTATTCATATGTaacaagaaattcaaataatagtaacaacttttttttttttgaaaaagacaTTTCAAATAATAGTAACTACTCTTTACCAATAAGCAACATACTCGTATATTATTTATCCTTTTGCATTTATAGGATTCCTAAACATGTACATGATGTACATCAGTGCaaactaaaaatgaaatatGTTAATAATGTTACAATACAAATCACTAGTTTACAAAGACATatctcattttttcttcttaatatgttAACATAGTAACATACAATAACACtagtttgtaattttgtatacCTCGTTAGAGTGTGATAGCTAACTTTTTGGAAGCTATCTTTTCAGCTCCTGTCAAGATTTTGACATTGCAACTCCCAGATAATGTAATAATTATTCCCTGATTAAAATATGTTGACGATAGCTAATTGAGATCCCTTTTCACTTTAGTAGCTAAATTGGATGTGTTTATATAATGTTATCCGAGTGTTTGTGACTTtgtgttgtttaattatttatatactaaatcatttTGACAGTTCATCAAATGGGTTcgatttaatttattttagtttttagattgaAAGCCAACAAAACgagcaagaaacaacaaaacaagtagAGTCCAAAGTCCAGGgcactttacaaaacaaaatcacataattCGAACTGGTGTGATCTCCGACAGCGACAAATACAACATATACTGATGATATACGCAAGTCACATTTTAGTGTTTATGTATCCACGaggtttcatttttttctttttgatatattgTACATCTATAAAGCATTATAATTGATACTAAATTGTGTGTTAGTATTGTTTAGTTTACACATACGTATgcaatttatataattttctaaatcaactacaaaattattaatttaaaattataaacattagTCTATAGAGTAACATGAATTTATCTGTCTACATCTGAATACCAAATCTACATTATACATGATTATATATGAGCATGCTTTTTATAATGCTTTAGTTTTTAACAATACAAATTAAATGTTAAAGATCATATAAAAATGTGGCAACTAACAAATTTgccttttattatatatgtatgatggATGTATCCAGACAACTATAGAgctgtatatatatgataagattATATTGTTTCATGGTACCGACTTATGTAAtctttgtttttggcttttggaatttctaaaatcaaatgaactaaatttatattatagatataaaagtataaaaatgaaaagaaaaacaaaacggAGGGAGAAGCCATGTCTAATGATGAGTTAGGTAGCGTCGTGACTCGAGCTCAGCCCAATCGCCCCAGCTCTTCACAATCACCCCCATCCTTCATCCATGTGccttttcttctctctactcTATCGTATTTAATCCAAatgttttttattcacttttatCCTATTgtgttaaaaacaaatttcacaGCATGTATGTTGGTGTAAAACCAGAAAATTAATAATCTACTGATCTCGATTAAATTACgtttaccaaataaaaaaatggctTGTCGCTTGTATTAATTatagttaattatataaatttaagtaaaaatggCTTGTCTCTTCTAGGAGATAATTAgttacttaaatatatatgtattgaacTCATATTTAGAGACCACTAGAGCGGGATTTTGAAAACTCGATTTTTTCTTCTCATCGTATATATCATCTCAAACTACTGTTTTATTATCTTTAATTAATCACATAATGTATcaaacacataaattaaaagaagaaacacacacacacacttgaGTTATGATGACAATAgttaattttgtatatgttgATTAAATACCACCACTTGAAAATTTCTATAGTTGATTTATCGGACGGCCGAAAACTGtaaaaaaagtcaaatatattttgtagttaCTCTTACCGCCTTGATTCATGCTGTTTTGCTGAAAGAGAACATTTAGTTCTAAATGACCTTTGTCACAACAAAAAGTCACACCTTAATGTacatttaataatatttgtaatctCTTTTTGTTCCGTAGACCGAAACATTTAACAAATAAGCAGCTGGTCTTATAAGGGATGAATCTGATTAATTATCGAGTTTTGACttgattatatgaaaatttattatgtAGCGGCCAATATGTATACGTGAAGTAATGAATTAATTAGTGTTGTTGAAACGAAAACCTTACTTTTTTGTAgtttaataacttaaaatacaTCTATCAGATAAAGTCTCAATAAAGTTAAGAAGCGACAACTATAATacgaagagaaagaagatacaCACAGTTGTACACAACCagctaacaaaaattaattaatacttaACCATCACTGAATCCCTAAACTAATGCAACtatttatatacacataaaTTATAAAGCCAGCCCATTCCTCgaaacttctctctctctctttctctgtctcttccTCTCGTTCTTCTACTCTGATCATAATAATGGGGAACACATCTTCTTGCGCACCATTGATCATATCATCGCACTCACCCTCAGGAGTAGTCAAAATCTTGGCTCCGTTCACGGGAACTCTCGACGTTTTCTCAAAAACCATCAAAACCTCCGACATCGTCTCTCGAAACTCTGGCCACTTTATCACCGACTCAACTCTACTCCAAATCGGCCAACGAGTCACCGCCGTGTCTCCTGACGATTTTTTACGGCCGAGACGACATCTCTACCTCCTCCTCCCGACCGACATGCTCTTCTCTGTCTTAACACACGAAGAACTCGCCCTCATCTCCAACAAAGCCGCGGAGACACTCAACGAAAGCCGGTATAACCATTTGAAGAGAATATTCCCGGTTTGCATCTTTCCGGTGACCggagacagaagaagaaactcatCATCAGTTGATGATGATCAGGATGATCATGATGGTGTGGAAATAAGACAAACCCTAGAAGAGAAGGTGCTATACGAATCGAAACATGGATCTTGGAGGCCCAAATTGGAGACGATCGTGGAAAGCTAAATGCCTAAAATCTCAAGGATCATTAAATACTTTACACATATAAATCAATATTTAATCATAGACGAGagtattttgtttcttttatttttttcttgaatttttttgtcCGAGGCTATGTGGTTTTGTTCACCATTTGAATTTCCGTGTAGATTAGTAATTCAATGTGTAATTAAGTTttgatcaatatatatagtggacATCCTATCAGGTGGAGGATAACTAGTTCATTTGTCTTCGTTTTAATTGCATTTACCACAAATAAATCCATAACTAACAGAATTAGGATTAGCAATTAGTTTTACGGTATTCAATTGTGACAAGCCTATCAACTAGACGTTTAAAATGAGCACTGTAATTCACTAATTTGTAAATTATAGAAATTAgcaatgagttttttttttttagtataaacaCATActctctagtttttattttttattttttatatattatgtttctTTTGGGGTAGTCAGAATATACATCTCTAGTTTTGGAACACATAATATACAGTATTTTTTTCATAGACGTGCATTGAACGCAAAAGGGTGTTGGTAAagtttaccaaaacaaaacaaacaaacaaacaaatcctaTTTGTGGTAACCTTACATGTAAATAAGTGACTTCGAGTCTTCGACTGGATACACTTTAGCTTGGCGCCGTTGAAGTAATAATCCGACGGCTATGATGAGtctggatttttctttgttagatAAAAAGTGATGATACTGGTCAACGAATCAAAGACTTGGGTTTCTGGTAAACCAGATTGTAGGTACAGCTATTTTGGTATTTAGTAcgtatatacagtatatagttTAAACTTTGATACGTAatactttaccaaaaaaaaaaattgttggtacgtatataaatatgtataaacccaatatttaagtaatatgaGCTTGAGAAATTGATTGGAATTATTCGCAGATACTCTGAATATAAAAGATATCTCGCCAGCCGATCCAATAATTAAAAGGAGGATAATAGAAAGGACCTGcgcagttttttttcttcattacaCTACTTGGCCAAAAGTCTACCTACACATATCTGAGCATACGTTGATTATCACCATTcatcataaacaaacaaaaacgatATTAGAAGTAAGCTTTTGGCAcgtacttttttcttttgtagtaCTTACTATTCCAAAATTGAATTCCGTTtatattaaagaaacaaaaatgaactCATTATAAAAACCAGACCAAATTaacttacaaatcaacaaagaaaaaaaaattacaattcaACAACATTATTAGCTCTCCCTGAAAAAGAAGGTGATCCAGCCGGACCTTCTAGTAccaataataatttgtttaaaagagataaaaaaaatatcaataagatgGAAAAGACATGGAGCTAGCCAGCTAGGCCCATTAATAAGATTTTCGTCTATATCAAAGTTTGGGCTTCTAGAAgacactgaaaaaaaaaacaaaatgtgtgAGTCATACTATATAATTTACTTAATAGAAATAgtaaatgttgaaaaaaaaacatactactattaaaataaagaaggaaTCGCCTAATACCGTGTTTTGTGTCAGGGACGAGTTTGTGGATGAGCACACTCTCTCAGTACTTTTTTTACAAACcccacaaacaaacaaaaacgaggtcactatatatataacccacTTGCTCAGCTTCTTCACGCGCTTATGATTCACGTGTTACACACACCCTTCCTTCCGTGTCTGTGccgaggttttttttttgtttgtttacgagttgacctcttttttttttgttttaggatgtctaagtttgatttttctttgacgaaaaaacaaattctagaaAATCAACGAAATACTcgtgtacaaaaaaaaattaaaaataaatcatatttatgGTAACTACCATTTGTGAATCCgaaaatattgttaattattacAGTGCAGATCAGGGGATTGTCTCATTAATAACAGTCAgatctccaaaaacaaaaacagaagttGTTATGTCAGATTCagttaaaccaaacaaaaccgaGAACATAACTCAAATAACCGGGGAAAAATTGAGTCAATAGCcggagaaatatatataatttcgaagaaatggagcaatttgattaataattttcttaaacaaaaaaaaaaaaaatagttaaaacgAAAAGGTACCTGAACTGAAGCGCGTGGGAAGTTCCATATAAAGGAAAGAGATTTGTCCTAAAAACAAATtcgcatctctctctctattttttttgttgcttatccgtttcatctctttctctctctctcagacttCCTTAAATCGATCCTCCCGAATTCGCGAGCAGAGCCTTTTTGAtttcaaactctctctctctctc from Camelina sativa cultivar DH55 chromosome 3, Cs, whole genome shotgun sequence includes:
- the LOC104775942 gene encoding non-specific lipid-transfer protein C6-like → MEVVRFAVAVAVFLVVCSVTSSNAATTPTPPSGGAGGDAHALPCIQKLMPCQPYLHSVSPPPPPSCCMPLREIVDSDVMCLCSVFNNVDMLKSLNLTKENALVLPNACGAKADVSQCKNSAGGTTPSSSSTPPATPKTPPASFTGSGSTGDSASSTTKSTSSALAINFAGLISFASAVVATLFF
- the LOC104775943 gene encoding uncharacterized protein LOC104775943, which gives rise to MGNTSSCAPLIISSHSPSGVVKILAPFTGTLDVFSKTIKTSDIVSRNSGHFITDSTLLQIGQRVTAVSPDDFLRPRRHLYLLLPTDMLFSVLTHEELALISNKAAETLNESRYNHLKRIFPVCIFPVTGDRRRNSSSVDDDQDDHDGVEIRQTLEEKVLYESKHGSWRPKLETIVES